One stretch of Malus domestica chromosome 14, GDT2T_hap1 DNA includes these proteins:
- the LOC139191127 gene encoding uncharacterized protein: MKDVVIGGFPVATNAKDFLKSIEAKYRESPKTETGNLMNALTTMRYDGVQSVREYILKMVDVAGKLNALEVPISDTFLVHVIMNSLPENYTQLKVYYNGLREKWDVNELIAICVSEEERMKKEKFEKEIRVCELCLKCH; encoded by the coding sequence ATGAAAGATGTGGTGATAGGTGGCTTTCCTGTTGCAACAAATGCAAAAGACTTTCTGAAGTCCATTGAGGCAAAGTATAGGGAGTCGCCAAAAACTGAGACAGGTAATCTCATGAATGCTCTCACTACCATGAGATATGATGGGGTTCAAAGTGTGCGTGAATACatattgaaaatggtggatgtgGCTGGAAAACTCAATGCACTCGAGGTACCAATTTCTGATACTTTTCTGGTACATGTCATTATGAATTCTTTGCCTGAGAACTATACACAACTCAAAGTCTATTATAATGGTCTACGTGAGAAATGGGATGTGAATGAATTGATAGCTATTTGTGTGagtgaagaagaaagaatgaagAAAGAAAAGTTTGAGAAAGAGATACGAGTTTGTGAACTTTGTCTAAAGTGCCACTAG